The Hoplias malabaricus isolate fHopMal1 chromosome 9, fHopMal1.hap1, whole genome shotgun sequence genome contains a region encoding:
- the ss18 gene encoding protein SSXT isoform X1 has translation MSVAFAPHRQRAKGDITPAGIQKLLDENNQLIQCIMDFQSKGKTAECSHYQQMLHRNLVYLATIADSNQNMQSLLPAPPTQNMPMSGGMNQSGPPPQPPHGHSMPSDGPPAPHMQNQMNGQMPGPNHMPMQGPGPNQPPNMPSGSMNIPPSSHTSMAAYNHTVPSSQGIPSQGQMNMSQGQPMGSYGPRPSMNMQPNQGPMMHQQPPSQQYNLPPGGGGQHYQGQQNPMGMMGQGNHVMGQRPMPPYRPPQQGPPQQYPGQEDYYGEQYSHGGQGAPEGNSQYGQQQEAYQQGPPQTQGYPTQQQYPAQQGYPGQQQGYGPSQAGPGQYPNYPQGQGQQYAAYRPPQPGPPQGQPQRPYGYDQGQYGNYQQ, from the exons ATGTCGGTGGCTTTTGCGCCTCACAGACAACGCGCCAAAGGCGACATTACACCCGCGGGAATACAGAAG CTTCTCGATGAAAACAATCAGTTGATCCAGTGTATCATGGACTTCCAAAGCAAAGGAAAAACTGCAGAATGTTCACA TTACCAGCAGATGCTTCACAGAAATTTGGTCTACCTGGCGACAATAGCAGACTCCAATCAGAACATGCAGTCTCTTTTACCAGCT CCACCCACCCAGAACATGCCTATGTCGGGAGGAATGAATCAGAGCGGCCCCCCTCCACAGCCCCCCCACGGCCACAGCATGCCGTCAGACGGCCCCCCTGCTCCACACATGCAGAACCAGATGAACGGCCAGATGCCTG GACCCAACCACATGCCCATGCAGGGCCCCGGTCCTAACCAACCTCCAAACATGCCCAGTGGCTCCATGAACATACCCCCCAGCAGCCACACCTCCATGGCGGCATACAATCACACCGTGCCCTCTTCCCAAGGCATTCCCAGCCAGGGCCAGATGAACATGAGCCAGGGCCAGCCAATGGGCAGCTACGGTCCCAGGCCCAGCATGAACATGCAGCCCAACCAAG gTCCTATGATGCACCAGCAGCCTCCCTCTCAGCAGTATAACTTGCCCCCTGGTGGTGGTGGGCAGCATTACCAGGGTCAACAGAATCCAATGGGTATGATGGGCCAGGGTAACCATGTGATGGGACAGAGGCCGATGCCTCCATACAGACCACCTCAGCAAG ggCCTCCCCAGCAGTATCCAGGCCAGGAAGACTACTATGGAGAACAGTACAGCCATGGAGGCCAAGGGGCACCTGAGG GAAATTCCCAGtatggtcagcagcaggaagcttACCAGCAAGGACCTCCTCAAACACAGGGTTACCCAACCCAGCAGCAGTACCCAGCACAACAGGGCTACCCAGGCCAACAGCAGGGTTATG GGCCCTCTCAAGCTGGTCCTGGACAGTACCCCAATTACCCGCAGGGCCAAGGTCAACAGTATGCAGCCTACAGGCCCCCTCAGCCTGGACCTCCACAAGGCCAACCGCAGCGCCCGTACGGCTATGACCAG ggtcaatacggCAATTACCAGCAGTAA
- the ss18 gene encoding protein SSXT isoform X2, translated as MSVAFAPHRQRAKGDITPAGIQKLLDENNQLIQCIMDFQSKGKTAECSHYQQMLHRNLVYLATIADSNQNMQSLLPAPPTQNMPMSGGMNQSGPPPQPPHGHSMPSDGPPAPHMQNQMNGQMPGPNHMPMQGPGPNQPPNMPSGSMNIPPSSHTSMAAYNHTVPSSQGIPSQGQMNMSQGQPMGSYGPRPSMNMQPNQGPMMHQQPPSQQYNLPPGGGGQHYQGQQNPMGMMGQGNHVMGQRPMPPYRPPQQGPPQQYPGQEDYYGEQYSHGGQGAPEGNSQYGQQQEAYQQGPPQTQGYPTQQQYPAQQGYPGQQQGYGPSQAGPGQYPNYPQGQGQQYAAYRPPQPGPPQGQPQRPYGYDQGHMRK; from the exons ATGTCGGTGGCTTTTGCGCCTCACAGACAACGCGCCAAAGGCGACATTACACCCGCGGGAATACAGAAG CTTCTCGATGAAAACAATCAGTTGATCCAGTGTATCATGGACTTCCAAAGCAAAGGAAAAACTGCAGAATGTTCACA TTACCAGCAGATGCTTCACAGAAATTTGGTCTACCTGGCGACAATAGCAGACTCCAATCAGAACATGCAGTCTCTTTTACCAGCT CCACCCACCCAGAACATGCCTATGTCGGGAGGAATGAATCAGAGCGGCCCCCCTCCACAGCCCCCCCACGGCCACAGCATGCCGTCAGACGGCCCCCCTGCTCCACACATGCAGAACCAGATGAACGGCCAGATGCCTG GACCCAACCACATGCCCATGCAGGGCCCCGGTCCTAACCAACCTCCAAACATGCCCAGTGGCTCCATGAACATACCCCCCAGCAGCCACACCTCCATGGCGGCATACAATCACACCGTGCCCTCTTCCCAAGGCATTCCCAGCCAGGGCCAGATGAACATGAGCCAGGGCCAGCCAATGGGCAGCTACGGTCCCAGGCCCAGCATGAACATGCAGCCCAACCAAG gTCCTATGATGCACCAGCAGCCTCCCTCTCAGCAGTATAACTTGCCCCCTGGTGGTGGTGGGCAGCATTACCAGGGTCAACAGAATCCAATGGGTATGATGGGCCAGGGTAACCATGTGATGGGACAGAGGCCGATGCCTCCATACAGACCACCTCAGCAAG ggCCTCCCCAGCAGTATCCAGGCCAGGAAGACTACTATGGAGAACAGTACAGCCATGGAGGCCAAGGGGCACCTGAGG GAAATTCCCAGtatggtcagcagcaggaagcttACCAGCAAGGACCTCCTCAAACACAGGGTTACCCAACCCAGCAGCAGTACCCAGCACAACAGGGCTACCCAGGCCAACAGCAGGGTTATG GGCCCTCTCAAGCTGGTCCTGGACAGTACCCCAATTACCCGCAGGGCCAAGGTCAACAGTATGCAGCCTACAGGCCCCCTCAGCCTGGACCTCCACAAGGCCAACCGCAGCGCCCGTACGGCTATGACCAG GGGCACATGAGGAAATAG